The Balearica regulorum gibbericeps isolate bBalReg1 chromosome 30, bBalReg1.pri, whole genome shotgun sequence genome includes a window with the following:
- the LOC142598713 gene encoding olfactory receptor 14J1-like, translating to MSNASSITHFLLLAFADMWELQLLHFWLFLGIYLAALLSNGLIITAIACDHRLHTPMYFFLLNLSLLDLGCISTTLPKSMANSLWDTRDISYAGCAAQLFLFVFLMSSEFHLLTVMAYDRYVAICKPLHYGTLLGSRACVHMAAAAWGAGFLNAMLHTANTFSLPLCQGNAIGQFFCEIPQILKLSCSNSFLREAGLLVFSALLFWGSFVFIVLSYVQIFRAVLRIPSEQGRHKAFSTCLPHLAVVSLFLCTGMFSNLKPPSISSPSLNLVVAVLYAVVPPTLNPLIYSMKNKELKDAVKKLLGFISAATDCQPSSANGSHSLS from the coding sequence ATGTCCAACGCCAGCTCCATCacccacttcctcctcctggcatttGCAGACATGTGGGAattgcagctcttgcacttctggctcttcctgggcatctacctggctgccctcctgaGCAACGGCCTCATCATCACCGCCATAGCCTGTGACCACcgcctccacacccccatgtacttcttcctcctcaacctctccctccttgACCTGGGCTGCATCTCCACCACTCTCCCCAAATCCATGGCCAATTCCCTCTGGGACACCAGGGACATTTCCTATGCAggatgtgctgcacagctctttctgtttgtctttttgatGTCGTCAGAGTTTCATCTCCTCACTGTCATGGCCTACGACCGCTACGTTGCCATCTGCAAACCTCTGCACTACgggaccctcctgggcagcagagcttgtgtccacatggcagcagctgcctggggcgCTGGTTTCCTCAATGCCATGCTTCACACAGCCAATACATTTTCACTACCACTCTGCCAAGGCAATGCCATAGgccagttcttctgtgaaatcccacagatcctcaagctctcctgctccaACTCCTTCCTCAGGGAAGCTGGGCTTCTTGTGTTTAGTGCTCTTCTATTTTGGgggagttttgttttcatcGTGCTGTCCTAcgtgcagatcttcagggccgtgctgaggatcccctccgagcagggacggcacaaagccttttccacgtgcctccctcacctggccgtGGTCTCTCTATTTCTCTGCACTGGCATGTTTTCCAACCTGAAGCCCCCCTCAATCTCTTCACCATCTTTGAATCTGGTCGTGGCAGTTCTGTACGCGGTGGTGCCCCCAACATtgaaccccctcatctacagcatgaaGAACAAGGAGCTCAAGGATGCAGTCAAGAAACTGCTTGGATTTATTTCAGCAGCCACAGACTGCCAGCCTTCCTCTGCAAATGGCTCCCACTCTCTGTCGTGA
- the LOC104629861 gene encoding olfactory receptor 14J1, whose translation MSNASSITHFLLLAFAESREMQLLHFWLFLGIYLAALLSNGLIITAIACDHRLHTPMYIFLLNLSLLDLGCISTTLPKSMANSLWDTRDISYAGCTAQVFWFLAFVSSEYYLLTIMAYDRYVAICKPLHYVSLMDSRACFKMTAAAWGCGFLNAILKLSCSDSYVRKAGFTVVSLCVACGCFLFIVLSYVQIFRAVLRIPSEQGRHKAFSTCPPHLAVVSLFASSAMFAYLKPPSVFSPALNLVVAVLYAVLPPAVNPLIYSMRNQDLKEALRRLFLSGKLYYPELSELSLFHPLPQECHRYIGIG comes from the exons ATGTCCAACGCCAGCTCCATCacccacttcctcctcctggcatttGCAGAGTCACGGGAgatgcagctcttgcacttctggctcttcctgggcatctacctggctgccctcctgaGCAACGGCCTCATCATCACCGCCATAGCCTGTGACCACcgcctccacacccccatgtacatcttcctcctcaacctctccctcctcgACCTGGGCTGCATCTCCACCACTCTCCCCAAATCCATGGCCAATTCCCTCTGGGACACCAGGGACATTTCCTATGCAGGATGCACTGCACAGGTCTTTTGGTTTCTCGCCTTTGTTTCTTCAGAATATTATCTTCTAACCATCATGGCCTATGACCGCTACGTTGCCATCTGCAAACCCCTGCACTATGTGTCCCTCATGGACAGCAGAGCTTGCTTCAAAAtgacagcagctgcctggggttGTGGATTCCTCAATGCG atcctcaagctctcctgctcagacTCTTATGTCAGGAAAGCTGGCTTTACTGTGGTCAGTCTTTGTGTAGCTTGTGGGTGTTTTCTGTTCATCGTGCTGTCCTAcgtgcagatcttcagggccgtgctgaggatcccctccgagcagggacggcacaaagccttttccacgtgccCCCCTCACCTGGCCGTGGTCTCCCTGTTTGCCAGTTCTGCCATGTTTGCCTACCTGAAGCCCCCTTCCGTCTTCTCCCCAGCCCTGAACCTGGTGGTGGCCGTTCTATACGCGGTGCTGCCACCAGCAgtgaaccccctcatctacagcatgaggaaccaggaCCTCAAAGAGGCACTAAGGAGACTG TTTCTAAGTGGGAAATTATATTATCCTGAGTTATCCGAACTTTCTCTATTTCATCCCCTCCCACAAGAATGTCATCGATATATTG GTATCGGATAA